One genomic region from Equus asinus isolate D_3611 breed Donkey chromosome 10, EquAss-T2T_v2, whole genome shotgun sequence encodes:
- the MAMDC4 gene encoding apical endosomal glycoprotein isoform X4: METLTLWQSSGPWGPGWQELVVATGRIRGNFRVTFSATRNATHRGTVALDDVAFWGCGLPTPQARCLPGHHHCQNKACVEPHQLCDGDDNCGDGSDEDTPLCSHHMATNFETGLGLWDNLEGWARNHSSSSPERPAWPRRDHSWNSAQGSFLVSVAEPSAPAILSSPEFQASGPHNCSLVFYHYLHGSEAGSLQLLLQTGDPGAPQAPVLLRRRHGELGAMWVRDRVDIQSKHPFRIVLAGQTGPGGIVGLDDLILSDHCKPVLVVSGPPPGLWAPVPWPQPSSLQPWDFCEPGHLSCGDLCVPPEQLCDFQQQCMGGEDEQECGTTDFETPMAGGWEDASVGRLQWGRHLAQESRVPSTHASGAAAGHFLSVQRAWGQLTAEARVLTPALGPSGPRCELHMAYYFQSHPQGFLALVVVEDGNRELVWQVPSSSSGGWKVDTVLLGARHRPFWLEFVGLVDLDGPGHQGAGVDNLIMKDCSPTVTSEKDTGYFMLLDPTDPPARGPGAQLLTQPQVPAGSRECLSFWYHLHGPQIGTLRLVMRRDGEVDTHLWSRSGTHGNRWHEAWATLHHQLDSGTKYQLLFEGLRNGYHGTMALDDVAVRPGPCWAPKRCSFEDSACGFSTRGQGLWMRQTNATGHTAWGPRADHTTETAQGHYMVVDMSPQALPRGHIASLISEEHRPLAQPACLIFWYHLSLQNPGTLQVHVEEARRRQVLSISAHGGFAWRLGSVDVQAEQAWRVSVQVGPSSPSKAPDYVRLLCPVPAQVVFEAVAAGVEHSYIALDDLLLQDGPCPRPASCDFEAGLCGWSHLPWPSLGGYSWDWSSGDTPSRYPQPSVDHTLGTEAGHFALFETGVLGPGGRAAWLRSQPLPPTAVSCLRFWYHMGFPEHFYKGELRVLLSSAQGQLVLWGAGGHLRHQWLESRLEVASTEEFQVRPGDLRGSGGVILLLGSTQPLFSTHQIVFEATLGGQPALGPIALDDIEYLAGQRCQLPAPSQGDAAVATSQATVPAVVGGALLLLVLLVLLALVGRHWLWKKGDCAFGAKRAAAAPGFDNILFNADGVILPVSVTNDQ; the protein is encoded by the exons ATGGAGACACTGACCCTGTGGCAGAGCTCAGggccctggggcccaggctggCAGGAGCTGGTGGTGGCCACCGGCCGCATCCGGGGCAACTTCCGA GTGACCTTCTCTGCTACCCGAAATGCTACCCACAGGGGCACTGTGGCCTTGGACGACGTGGCCTTCTGGGGCTGTGGACTGCCCA CCCCCCAGGCGCGCTGCCTCCCGGGCCATCATCATTGCCAGAACAAGGCCTGCGTGGAGCCCCATCAGCTGTGCGACGGGGACGACAACTGTGGGGATGGTTCAGATGAGGACACTCCTCTCTGCA GCCACCACATGGCCACTAACTTTGAGACAGGCCTGGGCCTGTGGGACAATTTGGAGGGCTGGGCCCGGAACCACAGCAGCAGTAGCCCCGAGCGCCCCGCCTGGCCACGCCGTGACCACAGCTGGAACAGCGCACAGG GCTCCTTCCTGGTCTCCGTGGCCGAGCCCAGCGCCCCTGCCATCCTGTCCAGTCCTGAGTTCCAAGCCTCAGGCCCCCACAACTGCTCG CTTGTCTTCTATCACTACCTGCACGGCTCTGAGGCTGGCAGCCTCCAGCTGCTCCTGCAGACTGGGGACCCCGGAGCCCCCCAGGCCCCCGTCCTGCTGCGCAGGCGTCATGGGGAGCTGGGGGCCATGTGGGTCCGAGACCGAGTTGACATCCAGAGCAAGCACCCCTTCCGG ATCGTCCTGGCAGGGCAGACAGGGCCGGGGGGCATTGTGGGCCTGGATGACCTCATCCTGTCAGACCACTGCAAACCAGTCCTGG TGGTGTCTGGCCCACCTCCGGGGCTCTGGGCCCCAGTGCCCTGGCCCCAGCCATCCAGCCTGCAGCCCTGGGATTTCTGTGAGCCAGGACATCTCTCCTGTGGGGACCTGTGTGTCCCCCCAGagcagctgtgtgacttccaGCAGCAGTGCATGGGGGGCGAGGACGAGCAGGAGTGTG GCACCACGGACTTCGAGACCCCCATGGCTGGGGGTTGGGAGGATGCCAGCGTGGGGCGGCTGCAGTGGGGGCGTCACCTGGCCCAGGAAAGCAGGGTCCCTAGCACCCATGCCAGCGGGGCTGCTGCTG GGCACTTCCTTTCCGTGCAAAGGGCCTGGGGGCAGCTGACGGCGGAGGCCCGGGTTCTCACACCAGCCCTGGGCCCCTCAGGCCCCCGCTGTGAACTCCACATGGCTTACTATTTTCAGAGTCACCCCCAAG GCTTCCTGGCGCTGGTCGTGGTGGAGGATGGCAACCGCGAGCTGGTGTGGCAAGTCCCAAGCAGCAGCAGCGGAGGCTGGAAGGTGGACACGGTGCTTCTTGGGGCACGCCACCGGCCCTTCTGG CTGGAGTTTGTTGGCCTGGTGGACTTGGATGGCCCTGGGCACCAGGGCGCGGGGGTGGACAACCTGATCATGAAGGACTGCAGCCCCACGGTGACCAGCGAGAAAGACACAG GCTACTTCATGCTCCTCGACCCCACAGACCCCCCAGCCCGGGGCCCTGGTGCCCAGCTGCTCACCCAGCCCCAGGTGCCGGCAGGCTCTCGGGAGTGTCTCTCCTTCTGGTACCACCTTCACGGACCCCAGATCG GGACGCTGCGCCTGGTGATGAGACGGGATGGGGAGGTGGACACACACCTGTGGTCACGCTCTGGCACCCATGGCAACCGCTGGCACGAGGCCTGGGCCACCCTCCACCACCAGCTGGACTCTGGCACCAAGTACCAA TTGCTGTTCGAGGGCCTCCGGAACGGGTACCACGGCACCATGGCGCTGGATGACGTGGCTGTGCGGCCTGGGCCCTGCTGGGCTCCCAAACGCTGCTCCTTCGAGGACTCAGCCTGTGGCTTCTCCACCAGGGGCCAGGGCCTCTGGATGCGCCAGACCAATGCCACAGGCCACACTGCCTGGGGCCCTCGTGCTGACCACACCACGGAGACGGCTCAGG GGCACTACATGGTGGTGGACATGAGCCCACAGGCCCTGCCCCGCGGCCACATAGCCTCCCTGATCTCAGAGGAGCACAGGCCACtggcccagcctgcctgcctgaTCTTCTGGTACcacctgagcctccaaaacccaG GCACCCTGCAGGTCCACGTGGAGGAGGCCAGGAGACGCCAGGTGCTCAGCATCAGTGCCCATGGAGGGTTTGCCTGGCGCCTGGGCAGCGTGGATGTACAGGCTGAGCAGGCCTGGAGGGTGAGTGTGCAGGTGGGTCCTTCCTCACCCTCAAAGGCTCCAGACTATGTGAGGCTACTCTGCCCTGTGCCTGCCCAGGTGGTGTTTGAGGCTGTGGCCGCCGGCGTGGAGCACTCCTACATCGCTCTGGACGACCTGCTCCTCCAGGACGGGCCCTGCCCTCGGCCAG CTTCCTGTGACTTTGAGGCtggcctgtgtggctggagccacctgccctggcccagcctgggcgGATACAGCTGGGATTGGAGCAGTGGAGACACACCCTCCCGCTACCCCCAGCCCAGTGTGGACCACACCCTGGGCACAGAGGCAG GCCACTTTGCTCTCTTTGAAACTGGCGTGCTGGGGCCTGGGGGCCGGGCGGCCTGGCTGCGcagccagcctctgcctcccaccGCGGTCTCCTGCCTCCGCTTCTGGTACCACATGGGCTTTCCCGAGCACTTCT ACAAGGGTGAGCTGAGGGTGCTCCTGAGCAGTGCCCAGGGCCAGCTGGTCCTGTGGGGAGCGGGCGGGCACCTGCGGCACCAGTGGCTGGAAAGCCGCCTGGAAGTGGCCAGCACTGAGGAGTTCCAGGTGAGGCCAGGAGACCTCAGAGGCTCAGGCGGGGTTATCCTTCTCCTCGGATCCACACAACCTCTTTTCTCCACCCATCAGATCGTGTTTGAAGCCACGCTGGGTGgccagccagccctggggcccaTTGCCCTGGATGACATTGAGTATCTGGCCGGGCAGCGCTGCCAGCTGCCTGCACCCAGCCAGG GGGATGCGGCAGTGGCCACATCTCAGGCCACAGTGCCAGCTGTGGTTGGCGgtgccctcctcctcctcgtgcTCCTGGTACTGCTGGCACTCGTGGGAAGGCACTGGCTGTGGAAGAAGGGGGACTGTGCCTTTGGGGCCAAGAGGGCAGCTGCAGCCCCAGGCTTTGACAACATTCTCTTCAATGCG GATGGTGTCATCCTGCCGGTGTCGGTCACCAACGACCAGTAG
- the MAMDC4 gene encoding apical endosomal glycoprotein isoform X5: METLTLWQSSGPWGPGWQELVVATGRIRGNFRVTFSATRNATHRGTVALDDVAFWGCGLPTPQARCLPGHHHCQNKACVEPHQLCDGDDNCGDGSDEDTPLCSHHMATNFETGLGLWDNLEGWARNHSSSSPERPAWPRRDHSWNSAQGSFLVSVAEPSAPAILSSPEFQASGPHNCSLVFYHYLHGSEAGSLQLLLQTGDPGAPQAPVLLRRRHGELGAMWVRDRVDIQSKHPFRIVLAGQTGPGGIVGLDDLILSDHCKPVLVVSGPPPGLWAPVPWPQPSSLQPWDFCEPGHLSCGDLCVPPEQLCDFQQQCMGGEDEQECGTTDFETPMAGGWEDASVGRLQWGRHLAQESRVPSTHASGAAAGHFLSVQRAWGQLTAEARVLTPALGPSGPRCELHMAYYFQSHPQGFLALVVVEDGNRELVWQVPSSSSGGWKVDTVLLGARHRPFWLEFVGLVDLDGPGHQGAGVDNLIMKDCSPTVTSEKDTEISCNFERDTCGWHISHLTDSHWHRMESHGPGYDHTTGRGYFMLLDPTDPPARGPGAQLLTQPQVPAGSRECLSFWYHLHGPQIGTLRLVMRRDGEVDTHLWSRSGTHGNRWHEAWATLHHQLDSGTKYQLLFEGLRNGYHGTMALDDVAVRPGPCWAPKRCSFEDSACGFSTRGQGLWMRQTNATGHTAWGPRADHTTETAQGHYMVVDMSPQALPRGHIASLISEEHRPLAQPACLIFWYHLSLQNPGTLQVHVEEARRRQVLSISAHGGFAWRLGSVDVQAEQAWRVVFEAVAAGVEHSYIALDDLLLQDGPCPRPASCDFEAGLCGWSHLPWPSLGGYSWDWSSGDTPSRYPQPSVDHTLGTEAGHFALFETGVLGPGGRAAWLRSQPLPPTAVSCLRFWYHMGFPEHFYKGELRVLLSSAQGQLVLWGAGGHLRHQWLESRLEVASTEEFQIVFEATLGGQPALGPIALDDIEYLAGQRCQLPAPSQGDAAVATSQATVPAVVGGALLLLVLLVLLALVGRHWLWKKGDCAFGAKRAAAAPGFDNILFNADGVILPVSVTNDQ; the protein is encoded by the exons ATGGAGACACTGACCCTGTGGCAGAGCTCAGggccctggggcccaggctggCAGGAGCTGGTGGTGGCCACCGGCCGCATCCGGGGCAACTTCCGA GTGACCTTCTCTGCTACCCGAAATGCTACCCACAGGGGCACTGTGGCCTTGGACGACGTGGCCTTCTGGGGCTGTGGACTGCCCA CCCCCCAGGCGCGCTGCCTCCCGGGCCATCATCATTGCCAGAACAAGGCCTGCGTGGAGCCCCATCAGCTGTGCGACGGGGACGACAACTGTGGGGATGGTTCAGATGAGGACACTCCTCTCTGCA GCCACCACATGGCCACTAACTTTGAGACAGGCCTGGGCCTGTGGGACAATTTGGAGGGCTGGGCCCGGAACCACAGCAGCAGTAGCCCCGAGCGCCCCGCCTGGCCACGCCGTGACCACAGCTGGAACAGCGCACAGG GCTCCTTCCTGGTCTCCGTGGCCGAGCCCAGCGCCCCTGCCATCCTGTCCAGTCCTGAGTTCCAAGCCTCAGGCCCCCACAACTGCTCG CTTGTCTTCTATCACTACCTGCACGGCTCTGAGGCTGGCAGCCTCCAGCTGCTCCTGCAGACTGGGGACCCCGGAGCCCCCCAGGCCCCCGTCCTGCTGCGCAGGCGTCATGGGGAGCTGGGGGCCATGTGGGTCCGAGACCGAGTTGACATCCAGAGCAAGCACCCCTTCCGG ATCGTCCTGGCAGGGCAGACAGGGCCGGGGGGCATTGTGGGCCTGGATGACCTCATCCTGTCAGACCACTGCAAACCAGTCCTGG TGGTGTCTGGCCCACCTCCGGGGCTCTGGGCCCCAGTGCCCTGGCCCCAGCCATCCAGCCTGCAGCCCTGGGATTTCTGTGAGCCAGGACATCTCTCCTGTGGGGACCTGTGTGTCCCCCCAGagcagctgtgtgacttccaGCAGCAGTGCATGGGGGGCGAGGACGAGCAGGAGTGTG GCACCACGGACTTCGAGACCCCCATGGCTGGGGGTTGGGAGGATGCCAGCGTGGGGCGGCTGCAGTGGGGGCGTCACCTGGCCCAGGAAAGCAGGGTCCCTAGCACCCATGCCAGCGGGGCTGCTGCTG GGCACTTCCTTTCCGTGCAAAGGGCCTGGGGGCAGCTGACGGCGGAGGCCCGGGTTCTCACACCAGCCCTGGGCCCCTCAGGCCCCCGCTGTGAACTCCACATGGCTTACTATTTTCAGAGTCACCCCCAAG GCTTCCTGGCGCTGGTCGTGGTGGAGGATGGCAACCGCGAGCTGGTGTGGCAAGTCCCAAGCAGCAGCAGCGGAGGCTGGAAGGTGGACACGGTGCTTCTTGGGGCACGCCACCGGCCCTTCTGG CTGGAGTTTGTTGGCCTGGTGGACTTGGATGGCCCTGGGCACCAGGGCGCGGGGGTGGACAACCTGATCATGAAGGACTGCAGCCCCACGGTGACCAGCGAGAAAGACACAG agatctCATGTAACTTTGAGCGGGACACATGCGGCTGGCACATCAGCCACCTCACAGACAGTCACTGGCACCGCATGGAGAGCCATGGCCCTGGGTACGACCACACCACAGGCCGAG GCTACTTCATGCTCCTCGACCCCACAGACCCCCCAGCCCGGGGCCCTGGTGCCCAGCTGCTCACCCAGCCCCAGGTGCCGGCAGGCTCTCGGGAGTGTCTCTCCTTCTGGTACCACCTTCACGGACCCCAGATCG GGACGCTGCGCCTGGTGATGAGACGGGATGGGGAGGTGGACACACACCTGTGGTCACGCTCTGGCACCCATGGCAACCGCTGGCACGAGGCCTGGGCCACCCTCCACCACCAGCTGGACTCTGGCACCAAGTACCAA TTGCTGTTCGAGGGCCTCCGGAACGGGTACCACGGCACCATGGCGCTGGATGACGTGGCTGTGCGGCCTGGGCCCTGCTGGGCTCCCAAACGCTGCTCCTTCGAGGACTCAGCCTGTGGCTTCTCCACCAGGGGCCAGGGCCTCTGGATGCGCCAGACCAATGCCACAGGCCACACTGCCTGGGGCCCTCGTGCTGACCACACCACGGAGACGGCTCAGG GGCACTACATGGTGGTGGACATGAGCCCACAGGCCCTGCCCCGCGGCCACATAGCCTCCCTGATCTCAGAGGAGCACAGGCCACtggcccagcctgcctgcctgaTCTTCTGGTACcacctgagcctccaaaacccaG GCACCCTGCAGGTCCACGTGGAGGAGGCCAGGAGACGCCAGGTGCTCAGCATCAGTGCCCATGGAGGGTTTGCCTGGCGCCTGGGCAGCGTGGATGTACAGGCTGAGCAGGCCTGGAGG GTGGTGTTTGAGGCTGTGGCCGCCGGCGTGGAGCACTCCTACATCGCTCTGGACGACCTGCTCCTCCAGGACGGGCCCTGCCCTCGGCCAG CTTCCTGTGACTTTGAGGCtggcctgtgtggctggagccacctgccctggcccagcctgggcgGATACAGCTGGGATTGGAGCAGTGGAGACACACCCTCCCGCTACCCCCAGCCCAGTGTGGACCACACCCTGGGCACAGAGGCAG GCCACTTTGCTCTCTTTGAAACTGGCGTGCTGGGGCCTGGGGGCCGGGCGGCCTGGCTGCGcagccagcctctgcctcccaccGCGGTCTCCTGCCTCCGCTTCTGGTACCACATGGGCTTTCCCGAGCACTTCT ACAAGGGTGAGCTGAGGGTGCTCCTGAGCAGTGCCCAGGGCCAGCTGGTCCTGTGGGGAGCGGGCGGGCACCTGCGGCACCAGTGGCTGGAAAGCCGCCTGGAAGTGGCCAGCACTGAGGAGTTCCAG ATCGTGTTTGAAGCCACGCTGGGTGgccagccagccctggggcccaTTGCCCTGGATGACATTGAGTATCTGGCCGGGCAGCGCTGCCAGCTGCCTGCACCCAGCCAGG GGGATGCGGCAGTGGCCACATCTCAGGCCACAGTGCCAGCTGTGGTTGGCGgtgccctcctcctcctcgtgcTCCTGGTACTGCTGGCACTCGTGGGAAGGCACTGGCTGTGGAAGAAGGGGGACTGTGCCTTTGGGGCCAAGAGGGCAGCTGCAGCCCCAGGCTTTGACAACATTCTCTTCAATGCG GATGGTGTCATCCTGCCGGTGTCGGTCACCAACGACCAGTAG
- the MAMDC4 gene encoding apical endosomal glycoprotein isoform X2 has product METLTLWQSSGPWGPGWQELVVATGRIRGNFRVTFSATRNATHRGTVALDDVAFWGCGLPTPQARCLPGHHHCQNKACVEPHQLCDGDDNCGDGSDEDTPLCSHHMATNFETGLGLWDNLEGWARNHSSSSPERPAWPRRDHSWNSAQGSFLVSVAEPSAPAILSSPEFQASGPHNCSLVFYHYLHGSEAGSLQLLLQTGDPGAPQAPVLLRRRHGELGAMWVRDRVDIQSKHPFRIVLAGQTGPGGIVGLDDLILSDHCKPVLVVSGPPPGLWAPVPWPQPSSLQPWDFCEPGHLSCGDLCVPPEQLCDFQQQCMGGEDEQECGTTDFETPMAGGWEDASVGRLQWGRHLAQESRVPSTHASGAAAGHFLSVQRAWGQLTAEARVLTPALGPSGPRCELHMAYYFQSHPQGFLALVVVEDGNRELVWQVPSSSSGGWKVDTVLLGARHRPFWLEFVGLVDLDGPGHQGAGVDNLIMKDCSPTVTSEKDTEISCNFERDTCGWHISHLTDSHWHRMESHGPGYDHTTGRGYFMLLDPTDPPARGPGAQLLTQPQVPAGSRECLSFWYHLHGPQIGTLRLVMRRDGEVDTHLWSRSGTHGNRWHEAWATLHHQLDSGTKYQLLFEGLRNGYHGTMALDDVAVRPGPCWAPKRCSFEDSACGFSTRGQGLWMRQTNATGHTAWGPRADHTTETAQGHYMVVDMSPQALPRGHIASLISEEHRPLAQPACLIFWYHLSLQNPGTLQVHVEEARRRQVLSISAHGGFAWRLGSVDVQAEQAWRVVFEAVAAGVEHSYIALDDLLLQDGPCPRPASCDFEAGLCGWSHLPWPSLGGYSWDWSSGDTPSRYPQPSVDHTLGTEAGHFALFETGVLGPGGRAAWLRSQPLPPTAVSCLRFWYHMGFPEHFYKGELRVLLSSAQGQLVLWGAGGHLRHQWLESRLEVASTEEFQVRPGDLRGSGGVILLLGSTQPLFSTHQIVFEATLGGQPALGPIALDDIEYLAGQRCQLPAPSQGDAAVATSQATVPAVVGGALLLLVLLVLLALVGRHWLWKKGDCAFGAKRAAAAPGFDNILFNADGVILPVSVTNDQ; this is encoded by the exons ATGGAGACACTGACCCTGTGGCAGAGCTCAGggccctggggcccaggctggCAGGAGCTGGTGGTGGCCACCGGCCGCATCCGGGGCAACTTCCGA GTGACCTTCTCTGCTACCCGAAATGCTACCCACAGGGGCACTGTGGCCTTGGACGACGTGGCCTTCTGGGGCTGTGGACTGCCCA CCCCCCAGGCGCGCTGCCTCCCGGGCCATCATCATTGCCAGAACAAGGCCTGCGTGGAGCCCCATCAGCTGTGCGACGGGGACGACAACTGTGGGGATGGTTCAGATGAGGACACTCCTCTCTGCA GCCACCACATGGCCACTAACTTTGAGACAGGCCTGGGCCTGTGGGACAATTTGGAGGGCTGGGCCCGGAACCACAGCAGCAGTAGCCCCGAGCGCCCCGCCTGGCCACGCCGTGACCACAGCTGGAACAGCGCACAGG GCTCCTTCCTGGTCTCCGTGGCCGAGCCCAGCGCCCCTGCCATCCTGTCCAGTCCTGAGTTCCAAGCCTCAGGCCCCCACAACTGCTCG CTTGTCTTCTATCACTACCTGCACGGCTCTGAGGCTGGCAGCCTCCAGCTGCTCCTGCAGACTGGGGACCCCGGAGCCCCCCAGGCCCCCGTCCTGCTGCGCAGGCGTCATGGGGAGCTGGGGGCCATGTGGGTCCGAGACCGAGTTGACATCCAGAGCAAGCACCCCTTCCGG ATCGTCCTGGCAGGGCAGACAGGGCCGGGGGGCATTGTGGGCCTGGATGACCTCATCCTGTCAGACCACTGCAAACCAGTCCTGG TGGTGTCTGGCCCACCTCCGGGGCTCTGGGCCCCAGTGCCCTGGCCCCAGCCATCCAGCCTGCAGCCCTGGGATTTCTGTGAGCCAGGACATCTCTCCTGTGGGGACCTGTGTGTCCCCCCAGagcagctgtgtgacttccaGCAGCAGTGCATGGGGGGCGAGGACGAGCAGGAGTGTG GCACCACGGACTTCGAGACCCCCATGGCTGGGGGTTGGGAGGATGCCAGCGTGGGGCGGCTGCAGTGGGGGCGTCACCTGGCCCAGGAAAGCAGGGTCCCTAGCACCCATGCCAGCGGGGCTGCTGCTG GGCACTTCCTTTCCGTGCAAAGGGCCTGGGGGCAGCTGACGGCGGAGGCCCGGGTTCTCACACCAGCCCTGGGCCCCTCAGGCCCCCGCTGTGAACTCCACATGGCTTACTATTTTCAGAGTCACCCCCAAG GCTTCCTGGCGCTGGTCGTGGTGGAGGATGGCAACCGCGAGCTGGTGTGGCAAGTCCCAAGCAGCAGCAGCGGAGGCTGGAAGGTGGACACGGTGCTTCTTGGGGCACGCCACCGGCCCTTCTGG CTGGAGTTTGTTGGCCTGGTGGACTTGGATGGCCCTGGGCACCAGGGCGCGGGGGTGGACAACCTGATCATGAAGGACTGCAGCCCCACGGTGACCAGCGAGAAAGACACAG agatctCATGTAACTTTGAGCGGGACACATGCGGCTGGCACATCAGCCACCTCACAGACAGTCACTGGCACCGCATGGAGAGCCATGGCCCTGGGTACGACCACACCACAGGCCGAG GCTACTTCATGCTCCTCGACCCCACAGACCCCCCAGCCCGGGGCCCTGGTGCCCAGCTGCTCACCCAGCCCCAGGTGCCGGCAGGCTCTCGGGAGTGTCTCTCCTTCTGGTACCACCTTCACGGACCCCAGATCG GGACGCTGCGCCTGGTGATGAGACGGGATGGGGAGGTGGACACACACCTGTGGTCACGCTCTGGCACCCATGGCAACCGCTGGCACGAGGCCTGGGCCACCCTCCACCACCAGCTGGACTCTGGCACCAAGTACCAA TTGCTGTTCGAGGGCCTCCGGAACGGGTACCACGGCACCATGGCGCTGGATGACGTGGCTGTGCGGCCTGGGCCCTGCTGGGCTCCCAAACGCTGCTCCTTCGAGGACTCAGCCTGTGGCTTCTCCACCAGGGGCCAGGGCCTCTGGATGCGCCAGACCAATGCCACAGGCCACACTGCCTGGGGCCCTCGTGCTGACCACACCACGGAGACGGCTCAGG GGCACTACATGGTGGTGGACATGAGCCCACAGGCCCTGCCCCGCGGCCACATAGCCTCCCTGATCTCAGAGGAGCACAGGCCACtggcccagcctgcctgcctgaTCTTCTGGTACcacctgagcctccaaaacccaG GCACCCTGCAGGTCCACGTGGAGGAGGCCAGGAGACGCCAGGTGCTCAGCATCAGTGCCCATGGAGGGTTTGCCTGGCGCCTGGGCAGCGTGGATGTACAGGCTGAGCAGGCCTGGAGG GTGGTGTTTGAGGCTGTGGCCGCCGGCGTGGAGCACTCCTACATCGCTCTGGACGACCTGCTCCTCCAGGACGGGCCCTGCCCTCGGCCAG CTTCCTGTGACTTTGAGGCtggcctgtgtggctggagccacctgccctggcccagcctgggcgGATACAGCTGGGATTGGAGCAGTGGAGACACACCCTCCCGCTACCCCCAGCCCAGTGTGGACCACACCCTGGGCACAGAGGCAG GCCACTTTGCTCTCTTTGAAACTGGCGTGCTGGGGCCTGGGGGCCGGGCGGCCTGGCTGCGcagccagcctctgcctcccaccGCGGTCTCCTGCCTCCGCTTCTGGTACCACATGGGCTTTCCCGAGCACTTCT ACAAGGGTGAGCTGAGGGTGCTCCTGAGCAGTGCCCAGGGCCAGCTGGTCCTGTGGGGAGCGGGCGGGCACCTGCGGCACCAGTGGCTGGAAAGCCGCCTGGAAGTGGCCAGCACTGAGGAGTTCCAGGTGAGGCCAGGAGACCTCAGAGGCTCAGGCGGGGTTATCCTTCTCCTCGGATCCACACAACCTCTTTTCTCCACCCATCAGATCGTGTTTGAAGCCACGCTGGGTGgccagccagccctggggcccaTTGCCCTGGATGACATTGAGTATCTGGCCGGGCAGCGCTGCCAGCTGCCTGCACCCAGCCAGG GGGATGCGGCAGTGGCCACATCTCAGGCCACAGTGCCAGCTGTGGTTGGCGgtgccctcctcctcctcgtgcTCCTGGTACTGCTGGCACTCGTGGGAAGGCACTGGCTGTGGAAGAAGGGGGACTGTGCCTTTGGGGCCAAGAGGGCAGCTGCAGCCCCAGGCTTTGACAACATTCTCTTCAATGCG GATGGTGTCATCCTGCCGGTGTCGGTCACCAACGACCAGTAG